CACCCGCACCCCGGTGCTGCCGCTCCCCCGCCAGCTCGTGTCCCAGGTCGTGCACAACGAGGACGTCGCGGACGCGTTCTGGCGCGCGGTCGAGCGGCGCGCGCCCGGCGCGTTCAACATCGCGGCCGACCCCGTCGTCGATCCGGCCCTCGTCGGGCGCCTCCTCGACGCCCGCGTCGTGACCGTCCCCCTCCCGGTGCTCCGGGCGCTTGTGTCGGCGAGCTGGCGGCTTCGCGTGCAGCGGACCGACCCGGGCTGGATCGACATCGCCGCGAACGCGCCCGTCATGTCGACCGAGCGCGCCCGCGAGGTGCTGGGCTGGGCGCCGACGCACCGCGCGGAGGACGTCCTCGCCGAGTTCGGCCGCGCCTTCGTCCACCGCACCGGCCGCGAGGGCTCGGCGCCGCTCGCCGGATGACCGGGGACGCCGACTTCGTCGCGACCGCGCTCGAGCGCGAGGGCGACGGGTACCGCGCGGAGGCGGAGCGGGAGCGGCTGCGGTCGGACCTGGAGTTCGTCGGCGCGTCCGTCGGCGCCGTCCGCGGCACCGTGCGGGACCTCGGACGACGCCATCCCGGCATGACCCGGGACGAGGCGGTCGCGCTCGCGTCCGAGCTCTGGCGCTCACGGGTCTACGAGCGCCGGCTCGCGGCGGTCGTGCTGCTGCAGGCCCACGTCCACGGGCTCGACAACGGCGACCTGACGCGGATCGAGGGGTTCGTGCGGGACGCGCGGCTGCGGGCGCTCGTGGATCCGCTCGCCCTGGACGTCATCGGCCCGCTGGTGGAGCGCCTGGCCGGGCCGTCGCGGGCGAAGGCCGACGCCGCGCTCGACCGCTGGGCGGGCGAGGAGGATGTGTGGCTCCGTCGGGCCGCCCTGCTCGCGCCGTCCCGGCCGCTCCGCGCGGGCGGCGGCGACTGGGACGGGTTCCTCCGCCGCGCCCGGGCGGCGCAGGGAGCGCCGCGCGGCGGGCACGACGTCGTGCGGGAGGCCGTGGACCGCGTGCGCGAGATCGTGCGCGACGCGCGCCCCGACCTCGCCGCGGATCCCGTCCCCGGCGGCTGAGCGTCGGCGGCCGCGGTGCGTGGCCGCCCGCGGTGGCTGGCCGCCCGCGGCGCCGGGCCGGACGTCCCGCCCGCCCGCCGGTACGGTCGGGACATGACCTTCGACGACGACGCCCGCATCGACAGCAGCAAGGTCACGCGTCGCCGTGGCCGGGGACGCACCACCGGCATCGCCGCGGGCGGCGGCGGGCTCCTCGTCGTGGTCGCCGTCGTGCTCGTGCAGCAGTTCACGGGCGTCGACATCTCCGGCCTCGTCGGGGGCGCGGGCGGCGGCGGGGGCGGATCCTCCCAGCAGCAGGACGAGGCGCTGACGGGCTGCGACACCGGAGCCGACGCCAACGCCGACATCCAGTGCCGGATGGCCGGCGCCGCCGACTCCCTCGACACGTACTGGGCCGCGACCGCGCCCGACGTGGGCATCGCCGACTACGGCACGCCCGGCTTCGTGCTCTTCGACGCCGCGACGACCACGGCGTGCGGCGACGCCACGAGCGCGACCGGGCCCTTCTACTGCCCGCCCGACCGCAGCCTCTACATGGACACCACGTTCTTCGACGAGCTGCGAACCCGCTTCGGCGCGTCCGGCGGCCCGCTCGCGCAGATGTACGTCGTGGGCCACGAGTGGGGCCACCACATCCAGCAGCTGTCGGGCGCCTTCGACCGCGCCGACCGCACGGGCACCGGCCCCGAGTCCGACTCCGTGCGGCTCGAGGTCCAGGCCGACTGCTACGCGGGCGCGTGGGTGGGCGCAGCCTCCGAGATCCGGGACGACGGCGGCACGGCGTTCCTCGAGCCGGTCACGCCGACCGAGATCGCCGACGCGCTGGACGCGGCGGCCGCGGTGGGCGACGACCGGATCCAGGAGGCGAGCGGCGCCGAGGTCGACCCGCACACCTGGACCCACGGATCCGCCGAGCAGCGCCAGCGCTGGTTCGAGGCGGGTCGCGCGGGCGGCCCCGCGGCGTGCGACACCTTCGCGGTGCCGGCCGGGCGCCTCTGACGCCCGGCCGGCACCGGATGCCGCGCCGGCGTCAGCCCTCGGCGGGCGCGGGCGGAACCGTGCGGAAGCCGACCAGCCGGTGCGTGCCGTCGCAGTAGGGCTTGATCGAGGACACGCCGCAGCGGCAGAGCGCGACCGTGCTGCGGGTGCGCGGCACGGGCCGGCCCTCGGGATCCACGATCTCGAACTCCCCGCGCACGAGCAGCGGGCCGTCCGGGTACGCGATGATGCGCGGCGGCTCCGCGGCGGGCGACCGCACGGGTGCGGGCGGCGCGGGACGGGCCGGCCGGTCGTCGTCCGCCGGCAGCGCGGTCACGCGGCGCTCGGCGCGACGTCGTCCCGGACGGCCGTCGAGCCCGCCCGCAGGGACGAGAGCCCGGACGTCCAGCTCGACAGGACGTGCGCGCCGACCCAGCCCTCGACCTCGAGGCAGGCGGCCGCGCCGAACAGCACGTCGTCGAGGAGGTGCGGCTCGGACTCGACGAGCCCGCCCGCGAGGTCGTGGGCCGCGATCTGCTCGTGGACGGCGTCGGCCTCCACGTGCTCGTCGTAGTACCAGGCGACGTCGTCGCCGAAGCCGAGGCGGCGGATCCCGCTCGCGTAGAGGCGGCTCGGCACGCTCGAGGTCATCTCGAACGCGGCGAGGTGGCCGACGATCGCGCCGCGGAGGCGGCGGTGCAGGCCGAACAGGGACATCGTGTTCGACGACGTGAGCGTGATCGCGGGGACGTCGTCGAGGTAGGCGCCGTAGCGGTCGTCGAGGCCGACGCCGCGGAGGGTCGCGCCGAAGATCGTCGCGTGGACGCGCTCGGGGCGCCCGCCGCCGTACTCGTCGGCCTGGATCTCCACGAGCGCCGCCTTCGCGCGTCCGCGGAGCCGCGGGATCGCCCAGGAGTGCGGGTCGGCCTCGCCGAGCGTGTAGATCGAGCGCTGCACCAGGAGCTCGCGGAGCTGCGCGACGCTGGCCTTCCGGGCGACGAACCTGGAGAGGGACGGGCCGGAGTCCGCCGAGGTGAGGGCGAAGAGCGCGGCGGCGACGCCGGCGGAGGTGGGCTCGGGGAGCTCGGGGACGGTGACGCGCTCGCGGAGGGCGGCCTCGACGGCGCGCTCGAGGATCCCGCGGACCGCGAGGAGGCGGGGGTCCCACTCGCGGTCATCGTCCACGCCCTCGAGGCCCGCGTGGTGGAGCTCGTACAGGCAGAACAGCGCCAGCTGGACGTCGTCGTCGCGCATCACGTCGTCCGTCGCGGCGAGCGCCTGCATCGCGAGCGCGGCGAGGTCGGGGCCGGCCGCGATGGCGAGCGCGTCGGCGGCGGTGCCGACCCCGGTGCCCGGCGCGGCGTCGGCGCCGACGAGGTCGGCGAGGAGCGCGGCGCTGAGCGGGCCGCGCGCGGCGGGGAGGGGGGACGGACGGGTGCGGACCGCCTCGTGGGCGGTCTCGAGCAGATCGGTCATGGGTCCACCCTGCCTCGACCCCCCATGGCGGGGTCGGGCGTGTCGGCGTCACCCCCGGTGAGCGGTAAGGAGGAGCCCGCGCGGAAGCGAGGCGGCGCGACCGGGCCCGCGCATCCGGGATACTGCCGGGAGGCCCGCGCGCGACGGGCGACGCCGGCGCGAGGAGGTGCCCCATGCGACGCGGCACGAACCTGCCCGCCATCGGCGGCTACAACCGCACGGTCGTCCTCGACGCCGTGCGCCGCGCGGCCGAGGGGGCCAGCCGTTCCGAGATCGCCGAGCGCACGGGCCTCAGCGCGCAGACCGTCACCAACGTGTCGCGCCGCCTCATCGACGAGGGCCTCGTGCGCGAGGGGGGCACCGTGATCCGCGGCCCCGGCAAGCCCCGCACCCTCCTGCACCTCGTGGCCGACGGGCGCTTCGCGGTGGGCGTGCACGTGGATCCCGCGGTCATCACCTCCGTGCTCCTCGACCTCGAGGGCACGGTCCTCCGACACGTCAGCAGCCCGACGCCGTCCGCGTCGCGGCCCGACGAGGTGGTCGCGCTCGTGGCCCGGCTCGTCGACGGGCTCATCGCCGACGCGGGGGTCGACCGGGCGGCCGTCCTGGGCGTCGGCCTCGCCGCGCCGGGGCCCATCGACGTGGGGGCGGGCCTGGTGGTGGACCCGCCGATGCTCCCCCGCTGGCGGCACGTCCCGCTGCGCTCCGCGCTCAGCACCGCGACGGGCCTGCCCGTGCTCCTGGAGAAGGACGTGACCGCGGCCGCCGTCGCCGAGCTGTGGTTCGGCACCGGGGACCGCCGGCACCTCGCGTTCGTCTACTACGGCACGGGCTTCGGCACCGGGCTCGTGCTCGGCGGCGAGCCCGTGCGCGGCGCGAGCTCCAACGCCGGGGACTCCGGCCACATCATGGTCGCGTCACGCGGGACGCGCTGCACGTGCGGGCGCGTCGGCTGCGTGGGCGAGCTCATCACGCCGCACGCGCTCGTGCGGCAGGCGGTCGAGGGCGGCGTGCTCACCTCGGGCGACGTGTCGGACGCCGCGCTGGCGGAGGCCGCGGCGAGCGGCGACGCCGTCGACATGCGGCTCATCGGCGAGGCCTTCCACGCGCTCGCGGCGCGCGCGGACGCGGAGGACGGCCCGGCCCGGCGCATCGTGGAGGCCGCGGCCCGGCACCTGGCCCGCGCCATCGTGATCCAGGTGAACCTGCTCGACCTCGACGAGGTCGTCTGCGGCGGCCCGTTCTGGCCGCCGATCGCGCGCCTCGTGCTGGCGACCCTGCAGGAGGAGGTGCGCCGGTCCCCCGCCCTCATCGCGAAGCACCCCGTGCGCGTGGTCGAGTC
The nucleotide sequence above comes from Clavibacter sp. B3I6. Encoded proteins:
- a CDS encoding DNA alkylation repair protein; protein product: MTGDADFVATALEREGDGYRAEAERERLRSDLEFVGASVGAVRGTVRDLGRRHPGMTRDEAVALASELWRSRVYERRLAAVVLLQAHVHGLDNGDLTRIEGFVRDARLRALVDPLALDVIGPLVERLAGPSRAKADAALDRWAGEEDVWLRRAALLAPSRPLRAGGGDWDGFLRRARAAQGAPRGGHDVVREAVDRVREIVRDARPDLAADPVPGG
- a CDS encoding neutral zinc metallopeptidase, which codes for MTFDDDARIDSSKVTRRRGRGRTTGIAAGGGGLLVVVAVVLVQQFTGVDISGLVGGAGGGGGGSSQQQDEALTGCDTGADANADIQCRMAGAADSLDTYWAATAPDVGIADYGTPGFVLFDAATTTACGDATSATGPFYCPPDRSLYMDTTFFDELRTRFGASGGPLAQMYVVGHEWGHHIQQLSGAFDRADRTGTGPESDSVRLEVQADCYAGAWVGAASEIRDDGGTAFLEPVTPTEIADALDAAAAVGDDRIQEASGAEVDPHTWTHGSAEQRQRWFEAGRAGGPAACDTFAVPAGRL
- a CDS encoding CDGSH iron-sulfur domain-containing protein is translated as MTALPADDDRPARPAPPAPVRSPAAEPPRIIAYPDGPLLVRGEFEIVDPEGRPVPRTRSTVALCRCGVSSIKPYCDGTHRLVGFRTVPPAPAEG
- a CDS encoding iron-containing redox enzyme family protein; its protein translation is MTDLLETAHEAVRTRPSPLPAARGPLSAALLADLVGADAAPGTGVGTAADALAIAAGPDLAALAMQALAATDDVMRDDDVQLALFCLYELHHAGLEGVDDDREWDPRLLAVRGILERAVEAALRERVTVPELPEPTSAGVAAALFALTSADSGPSLSRFVARKASVAQLRELLVQRSIYTLGEADPHSWAIPRLRGRAKAALVEIQADEYGGGRPERVHATIFGATLRGVGLDDRYGAYLDDVPAITLTSSNTMSLFGLHRRLRGAIVGHLAAFEMTSSVPSRLYASGIRRLGFGDDVAWYYDEHVEADAVHEQIAAHDLAGGLVESEPHLLDDVLFGAAACLEVEGWVGAHVLSSWTSGLSSLRAGSTAVRDDVAPSAA
- a CDS encoding ROK family protein; protein product: MRRGTNLPAIGGYNRTVVLDAVRRAAEGASRSEIAERTGLSAQTVTNVSRRLIDEGLVREGGTVIRGPGKPRTLLHLVADGRFAVGVHVDPAVITSVLLDLEGTVLRHVSSPTPSASRPDEVVALVARLVDGLIADAGVDRAAVLGVGLAAPGPIDVGAGLVVDPPMLPRWRHVPLRSALSTATGLPVLLEKDVTAAAVAELWFGTGDRRHLAFVYYGTGFGTGLVLGGEPVRGASSNAGDSGHIMVASRGTRCTCGRVGCVGELITPHALVRQAVEGGVLTSGDVSDAALAEAAASGDAVDMRLIGEAFHALAARADAEDGPARRIVEAAARHLARAIVIQVNLLDLDEVVCGGPFWPPIARLVLATLQEEVRRSPALIAKHPVRVVESAVGADVAAVGAACLVLDNAFSPRPSAMLIRG